From a region of the Roseivirga sp. 4D4 genome:
- a CDS encoding CRTAC1 family protein, which yields MQACDSEETKTAVEQNEYMVSLLAARHSQVKPAEITYYFNEKRAAVLDSMRQFKKDNFQEYVSFSYWYIREVLNSGFTEKAIEEVDRFNAEISGAGQKLDQQWNYFFKRLEALSYIRLGEQQNCLINHTSASCILPITDNGVHQLKLGSQSAIDIIEPLLVDYPDDLELVWLLNICYQTIGEYPQNVPSEYLIAPDAFEDNNSTLKAFVDLAPNLGIASKGISGGSIVEDLNNDGFLDIVASSSGVTEKDQLKIFFNNGDGTFSDQTVSSGVSGLFGGLNCMQTDYNNDGFVDLFILRGGWFGQWGQHPNSLLKNNGDGTFTDVTEKAGLLSFHPTQTAVWRDFNQDGWVDVFIGNETTAKGVIGRAARGKVHASEFYVNQKDGTFKNLAAEAGLEFEELIKGVTALDANNDGLDDIYISIMGGDNMLMINQGNLKFADQAKTLNLTEPFVSFSTGSMDYNNDGFDDLFVSAYTTSNNPLAHEVTFELQGNSPTAALPKLYRNNGDGSFTDVTETTGFLKSIYGMGFNYGDLDNDGYLDLYFGTGDPNFESIIPNRMFRNVEGNFFEEVSFAGGFSNIQKGHGISWGDMDNDGDHDIYITMGGAHEGDIYQNQLLVNPNENKSWINLHLTGTISNKKAIGARVHLVTSKGQHLYRTVSNGASFGGNSYALEIGLGDAQSIDLLEITWPVANSKQAFRNIPVNQSIEIVEANDEIVSRSRTSLDFFKGNDQMNHSEHE from the coding sequence ATGCAAGCATGTGATTCTGAGGAGACTAAAACCGCTGTTGAGCAAAATGAATACATGGTTTCTTTGCTAGCTGCCCGGCATAGCCAAGTCAAGCCTGCAGAAATCACCTACTATTTCAACGAGAAGCGCGCTGCAGTTTTAGACTCCATGCGCCAATTCAAGAAAGATAACTTTCAGGAGTACGTTTCATTTAGCTATTGGTACATCCGTGAAGTCCTTAACAGTGGTTTTACGGAAAAAGCCATTGAAGAAGTAGATCGATTCAATGCTGAAATCTCGGGCGCGGGTCAAAAACTTGACCAACAATGGAATTACTTTTTCAAAAGGCTTGAAGCCTTGTCCTACATCCGCCTGGGAGAACAGCAGAACTGCCTTATCAATCACACATCGGCCTCCTGTATTTTACCCATCACTGATAATGGTGTTCACCAATTGAAGCTGGGTTCCCAATCTGCCATTGATATTATCGAACCCCTACTAGTCGATTATCCTGATGATCTTGAGTTGGTATGGCTATTAAATATTTGCTATCAAACTATTGGAGAATACCCACAAAATGTACCTTCAGAGTATCTGATCGCCCCTGATGCATTTGAGGATAACAATAGTACCCTGAAGGCATTTGTTGACCTTGCTCCTAATCTTGGAATAGCTTCCAAAGGGATTTCAGGAGGATCCATCGTAGAAGACCTTAACAATGATGGTTTCCTTGATATAGTCGCTTCGTCAAGCGGTGTAACCGAGAAGGATCAATTGAAGATATTCTTTAACAATGGTGATGGCACCTTTTCTGATCAAACTGTTTCTTCAGGTGTATCTGGCCTGTTTGGAGGCTTAAACTGTATGCAAACCGACTACAATAATGATGGGTTTGTAGATCTATTCATCCTCAGGGGAGGGTGGTTTGGCCAGTGGGGTCAACACCCCAATTCTTTACTCAAGAATAATGGTGATGGTACCTTTACGGATGTTACAGAAAAAGCTGGCTTGCTCTCATTTCACCCTACACAAACCGCGGTTTGGAGAGACTTTAATCAAGATGGCTGGGTAGATGTATTTATAGGAAATGAGACCACCGCAAAAGGGGTTATCGGCCGAGCTGCTCGAGGAAAAGTTCATGCCTCAGAGTTTTACGTGAACCAGAAGGACGGGACTTTCAAAAACCTGGCAGCAGAGGCTGGGCTGGAATTTGAAGAGCTGATAAAAGGCGTTACGGCTTTAGATGCTAACAATGATGGTCTGGACGATATTTACATTTCAATCATGGGGGGAGATAATATGCTCATGATCAACCAAGGTAACCTGAAGTTTGCCGATCAAGCGAAGACCTTAAATCTGACAGAGCCCTTTGTCAGTTTCTCCACTGGCTCAATGGATTATAACAATGATGGTTTTGATGACTTGTTTGTATCGGCATACACTACAAGCAATAACCCACTAGCACACGAAGTCACTTTTGAGCTACAAGGTAATTCGCCAACAGCCGCCCTACCAAAACTTTACAGAAACAATGGTGATGGATCATTCACTGATGTTACAGAAACTACTGGGTTCCTAAAATCCATTTATGGTATGGGATTCAATTATGGTGATTTGGACAATGATGGCTACCTCGATCTTTATTTTGGCACCGGAGATCCGAATTTCGAGAGCATTATCCCAAACAGGATGTTCCGCAATGTGGAAGGCAACTTTTTCGAAGAGGTAAGCTTTGCCGGAGGTTTTTCAAACATCCAAAAAGGCCATGGCATCAGTTGGGGGGACATGGATAACGATGGCGATCACGATATCTATATTACCATGGGCGGGGCCCACGAAGGAGACATTTATCAAAACCAGTTGTTGGTCAATCCGAATGAAAATAAGTCCTGGATCAACCTTCATCTAACAGGTACAATATCGAATAAGAAAGCCATAGGCGCCAGAGTACATTTGGTTACCTCTAAGGGTCAGCACCTTTATAGAACAGTATCAAATGGAGCAAGCTTTGGAGGTAACAGTTACGCTTTAGAAATTGGTCTTGGAGATGCCCAATCAATTGATTTATTGGAGATCACCTGGCCTGTAGCAAATTCAAAACAAGCCTTTCGAAATATCCCTGTCAATCAAAGTATAGAGATAGTCGAAGCAAATGACGAAATTGTAAGCCGATCACGCACAAGCCTAGATTTTTTTAAGGGAAACGATCAGATGAATCATAGTGAACATGAATAA
- a CDS encoding methyltransferase family protein: protein MWLDHSILFLGWAVFYTLHSALLLPKVKARIGLKPKTYRLLYNLVSLLIIGLVLLVGAIIPSPLLMVPTPTHFYIGLMMATLGIFIIKRAFRAYSTGVFLGFKTEPEDQKLVIDGLQRKVRHPLYSGTVLIFLGYFIYNPLLSSFVTLLALAIYLPIGIHLEEKKLIQKFGQAYIDYKKSVPAIFPMLIKRKASGL from the coding sequence ATGTGGCTTGATCATAGCATATTATTCTTGGGCTGGGCAGTGTTTTACACCCTCCACAGTGCTTTGCTATTGCCAAAAGTCAAGGCAAGAATTGGACTAAAACCCAAGACTTATCGCCTGCTTTACAATTTAGTTTCGCTATTGATTATTGGGTTGGTTTTACTCGTTGGTGCTATTATTCCAAGCCCACTACTAATGGTTCCGACACCCACTCATTTCTATATTGGCCTGATGATGGCAACCCTGGGTATTTTCATTATCAAAAGAGCCTTTCGAGCATATAGCACGGGTGTTTTTCTTGGTTTTAAAACCGAGCCAGAAGATCAAAAATTGGTTATAGACGGCCTACAGCGAAAGGTGAGACATCCACTCTATTCTGGTACTGTTCTCATCTTTCTGGGGTATTTCATATACAACCCATTGCTTTCGAGCTTTGTCACACTTTTAGCATTGGCCATTTACTTGCCTATTGGCATTCATCTGGAAGAGAAGAAATTGATCCAAAAATTTGGGCAGGCCTATATCGATTACAAGAAAAGTGTACCTGCAATTTTCCCTATGCTCATCAAAAGAAAGGCTTCTGGACTATGA